The proteins below come from a single Carnobacterium divergens DSM 20623 genomic window:
- a CDS encoding pyridoxal phosphate-dependent aminotransferase, with protein sequence MSKLAKRMEHISESITLATSAKSKKLIAQGIDIIGLGVGEPDFQTADTIKVAAIEAIQNGRASYYTPTAGLPTLRDAVRERTLLDTGLVYSDAEVIVTDGAKNALYNLFQAILNPKDEVLVLAPFWVSYTEQVKLAEGTPVLVNGRPEKDYKITVSELEEKRTNQTKALILNSPSNPTGMIYTREELLEIGNWAVKHKILIISDEIYGKLIYNGHEFISIATLSDEIKRQTILINGVSKTYAMTGWRIGYALGDRDIIKGMIDVASHSTSNPTAASQYAAIEALNGNQEIVETMRLAFEERLNIAYPLLAAIPGFEVIKPQGAFYLFPNVKKAATACGFDSVDAFVDGILEEAHVAVVQGSGFGAKDNFRISYAADLETLKTGIARIHQYVLKKMNN encoded by the coding sequence ATGAGCAAATTAGCTAAAAGAATGGAGCATATTTCCGAATCCATTACGTTAGCAACATCAGCAAAGTCTAAAAAATTGATTGCTCAAGGCATTGACATCATTGGTTTAGGAGTAGGGGAGCCTGATTTTCAAACAGCTGATACGATTAAAGTAGCGGCAATTGAAGCCATTCAAAATGGACGGGCAAGTTATTATACACCCACAGCGGGCTTGCCTACATTACGAGATGCAGTTAGAGAGCGAACGTTACTAGATACTGGATTGGTTTATTCTGATGCAGAAGTTATTGTAACGGATGGAGCAAAAAATGCACTTTATAATCTATTTCAAGCTATCCTCAATCCTAAAGATGAAGTGTTGGTTCTCGCGCCGTTCTGGGTGAGCTATACGGAACAAGTCAAGTTAGCAGAAGGAACTCCCGTTTTGGTCAATGGACGACCTGAAAAAGACTATAAAATCACAGTTTCAGAGTTAGAAGAAAAGAGAACAAACCAGACCAAAGCACTTATTTTAAATTCTCCTTCAAATCCTACAGGGATGATTTACACGAGAGAAGAACTGCTAGAAATTGGCAATTGGGCAGTAAAACATAAAATTCTTATTATTTCTGATGAAATTTATGGTAAACTCATTTATAATGGACATGAGTTCATTTCAATTGCGACTTTATCTGATGAAATCAAGCGACAAACTATTTTGATTAACGGCGTTTCTAAAACGTATGCAATGACAGGGTGGCGAATTGGTTATGCTCTAGGAGACAGAGACATTATCAAAGGCATGATTGATGTTGCAAGTCATTCTACCAGTAACCCAACTGCAGCCAGCCAATATGCCGCAATCGAAGCCTTAAATGGCAATCAAGAAATTGTCGAAACAATGCGTCTTGCTTTTGAAGAACGTTTAAATATTGCGTATCCTTTATTAGCAGCCATTCCAGGATTTGAAGTGATTAAGCCCCAAGGAGCTTTTTATCTGTTTCCAAATGTTAAAAAAGCAGCAACAGCGTGTGGTTTTGATTCAGTAGATGCTTTTGTTGACGGTATTTTAGAAGAAGCCCATGTAGCCGTTGTTCAAGGATCTGGATTTGGCGCAAAAGATAATTTTAGAATCAGCTATGCAGCGGATTTAGAAACACTTAAAACGGGAATTGCAAGAATTCATCAATATGTACTAAAAAAAATGAATAACTAA
- a CDS encoding thioesterase family protein: MMEEQSKRFLVKNEDTALAFGSGDLLVLATPRLIAMLENTAKEMPLELLKDDETTVGIEMNLKHLKATAVGKEVVCFAKLTEIKKSILFFEIKATVGEDVIATGTHIRAIVNKQLFMKKI, from the coding sequence ATGATGGAAGAACAAAGTAAACGATTTTTAGTGAAAAATGAAGATACTGCTTTGGCTTTTGGATCGGGAGATTTACTTGTCTTAGCCACGCCACGTTTAATTGCAATGTTAGAAAACACAGCAAAAGAAATGCCTTTAGAGCTTCTGAAAGATGATGAGACGACAGTTGGCATCGAAATGAACTTAAAACATTTAAAAGCTACAGCAGTTGGAAAAGAAGTTGTGTGCTTTGCAAAGCTGACAGAAATAAAAAAATCAATTTTATTTTTTGAGATAAAAGCAACTGTTGGTGAGGATGTTATTGCAACTGGAACTCATATTCGCGCTATCGTAAATAAACAGCTTTTTATGAAAAAAATTTAA
- the dinG gene encoding ATP-dependent DNA helicase DinG has translation MKTKTTYAVVDIETTGGNALNGDKIIQFGCVLIEDGKIVQQFATDINPLIRIPKQIEHLTGITTKQVANAPYFEDVATTIYNLLEGCIFIAHNIQFDYQFLNNEFKQAGYPPLTLKGMDTVELAQILLPTAPSFRLTDLANQFHFQHSNPHQADSDAYVTGELFLMLQQIAMNLPLVTLEKMVELALFCSMNTNEFFIDCLEKVRSEIPPLPEALMIKDGLALQKKEIQLEQVGNWEETKNYPLSLVEKEQLFADHLVIRESQVTMMDRVYDTFQKDSNAHLAIEAATGVGKTLGYLIPLAYLADHKRPVVISTYTTLLQKQLIEKDIVQLNKLVPFNVNAAILKSKNHYLHLSRFAEEIKSETLNKNDALLKMRLLTWLTQTVTGDLDELNMTNFNGIFWKKVCHHGWLNDPREDPWYNEDFYLFAKKVVQQASIIITNHAFLCHDFKREVPELPEVDRFIIDEAHHLSDVAVAASSETFSYYQVHHALKLIGRIDSEDSYLNQFESLSKKVKSIYAYQLSNIEMSGLSLSEELAEFLDELLLICHQMATKKLDKSEEINVMLSDTIQWSLENKRKIKKISAQFTEICQLGFELVQQLIREPETLSLTESYFVEDFNVLLTSIEQQGTMFKTIFNNENPYAVTWFSYKEKSPKNSFKIKRSTINSAEFLKEHLVEQAKQIVYTGATLEIRGTFDYFEEQIGEKELDTLILASPYDYKNQARLYLPTEMGSIKSMSKKHYVESIVAQLIQLIENSQENIMVLFNAFEPLHDVYRLLQQNHLFNQREILAQGISGSRERILKRFFHANGGILLGADSFWEGVDLPGKSLRIIIVTRLPFDSPEQPFVKSKYHYLETLGENPFSVEALPKATLRLRQGLGRLIRSETDRGIMLVLDDRLFKTNYGKQMLHSLPTDLPKKELPMTEIVTEIQDFLS, from the coding sequence GTGAAAACGAAGACAACATATGCAGTTGTGGACATTGAAACAACTGGTGGAAATGCCTTAAATGGAGATAAAATTATCCAATTTGGCTGCGTTTTAATAGAAGATGGAAAAATTGTTCAACAATTTGCAACAGATATTAATCCCTTGATTCGCATCCCAAAACAAATTGAGCATTTAACTGGAATTACAACAAAACAGGTAGCAAATGCGCCGTATTTTGAAGATGTTGCAACAACGATTTACAATTTATTAGAAGGTTGTATTTTTATTGCTCATAATATTCAATTTGATTATCAATTTTTAAATAATGAATTTAAACAAGCGGGTTATCCTCCGCTAACGCTAAAAGGAATGGATACAGTTGAACTAGCTCAAATCTTATTGCCTACAGCTCCTAGTTTTAGGTTAACCGATTTAGCGAATCAATTTCATTTTCAACACAGTAATCCTCATCAAGCAGATAGTGATGCTTATGTGACGGGAGAGTTATTTTTAATGTTGCAGCAAATAGCGATGAATTTGCCCTTGGTTACATTGGAAAAAATGGTGGAATTAGCTCTTTTTTGTTCAATGAATACAAATGAATTTTTTATTGATTGTCTTGAAAAAGTACGCAGTGAAATTCCTCCTTTACCGGAAGCTTTGATGATTAAGGATGGGTTAGCACTTCAAAAAAAAGAGATTCAATTGGAACAAGTTGGCAACTGGGAAGAAACAAAAAACTATCCACTGTCATTAGTAGAAAAGGAGCAATTATTTGCCGATCATTTGGTTATTCGTGAAAGCCAAGTGACTATGATGGATCGAGTTTACGATACTTTCCAAAAAGATTCGAATGCACATCTAGCAATTGAAGCCGCTACTGGCGTGGGGAAAACGTTAGGTTACCTAATTCCATTAGCGTATTTAGCCGATCATAAAAGACCAGTTGTGATTAGCACTTATACGACATTGTTGCAAAAACAACTGATTGAAAAAGATATTGTTCAATTAAATAAATTAGTGCCTTTTAACGTAAATGCAGCTATTTTGAAAAGTAAAAATCATTACCTTCATTTATCACGTTTTGCTGAGGAAATAAAATCAGAAACCTTAAACAAGAATGACGCTCTTTTAAAAATGCGTTTACTAACTTGGTTAACACAAACAGTAACTGGCGATTTAGATGAACTAAATATGACCAACTTTAACGGAATCTTTTGGAAGAAAGTTTGTCACCATGGCTGGTTAAACGATCCTAGAGAGGATCCTTGGTATAATGAAGATTTTTATTTATTTGCCAAAAAAGTCGTGCAACAGGCGAGCATTATTATCACTAATCATGCTTTTTTATGCCATGATTTTAAACGAGAGGTACCGGAACTTCCTGAAGTAGATCGATTTATTATTGACGAAGCGCATCATTTATCGGATGTAGCAGTTGCTGCTTCTAGTGAGACGTTTAGCTACTACCAAGTGCACCACGCTTTGAAGTTGATCGGGCGTATTGATAGTGAAGATAGTTACTTAAATCAATTTGAAAGTTTGTCAAAAAAAGTAAAAAGTATTTATGCGTATCAATTAAGTAATATAGAAATGAGCGGGTTGTCTTTAAGTGAAGAACTAGCGGAATTTTTAGATGAGTTGTTATTGATTTGTCATCAAATGGCTACAAAAAAATTGGATAAAAGTGAAGAAATTAATGTAATGCTGAGTGACACAATCCAGTGGTCTCTTGAAAATAAACGAAAAATAAAAAAAATTAGTGCACAATTTACGGAAATTTGTCAGCTTGGTTTTGAATTGGTTCAGCAGCTAATACGTGAGCCAGAAACATTAAGTTTAACAGAAAGTTATTTTGTTGAAGATTTCAATGTGTTGTTAACTAGTATAGAGCAACAGGGGACAATGTTTAAAACTATTTTTAACAATGAAAATCCCTATGCAGTTACTTGGTTTTCTTATAAGGAAAAGAGTCCTAAAAATAGTTTTAAAATCAAACGCTCTACTATTAATAGTGCGGAATTTTTAAAAGAACATTTGGTTGAACAGGCCAAACAGATTGTCTATACAGGAGCAACACTGGAAATCAGAGGAACATTCGATTATTTTGAGGAACAAATTGGTGAAAAAGAGTTAGATACATTAATATTAGCATCCCCTTACGATTACAAAAACCAAGCAAGACTCTATTTACCCACTGAAATGGGAAGCATTAAATCAATGTCGAAGAAGCATTACGTAGAATCGATTGTAGCACAATTAATTCAATTGATTGAAAATAGCCAAGAAAATATTATGGTTTTATTTAATGCCTTTGAACCTTTGCATGATGTGTATCGCTTGTTACAACAAAACCATTTATTTAATCAACGTGAAATTTTAGCTCAAGGAATTTCAGGAAGCCGAGAACGAATTTTAAAACGCTTCTTTCATGCGAATGGCGGCATTTTATTAGGTGCAGATAGTTTTTGGGAAGGCGTGGACTTGCCAGGGAAATCATTAAGAATCATCATTGTGACCCGATTGCCTTTTGATTCACCAGAACAACCCTTTGTAAAATCAAAATACCATTACCTTGAAACATTAGGTGAAAATCCTTTTTCAGTTGAAGCATTGCCCAAAGCTACGTTACGTCTAAGACAAGGATTAGGTCGTTTGATTCGTTCAGAAACCGACAGAGGAATAATGTTGGTTTTAGATGACCGCTTATTTAAAACAAACTACGGCAAACAAATGTTGCACTCATTGCCGACAGACTTGCCTAAAAAAGAACTCCCTATGACTGAAATCGTAACTGAAATTCAAGATTTCTTAAGCTAA
- a CDS encoding nucleotide pyrophosphohydrolase, with product MVDKTLKQMQDEVDGYITQFKTGYFSPLGQMARLTEEVGELAREVNHYYGEKPKKASEEAKEIAEELGDLLFVTISMANSLDIDLTHSFNQVMEKFNQRDKNRFERKEN from the coding sequence ATGGTTGATAAAACATTAAAACAAATGCAAGATGAGGTTGATGGGTACATTACTCAATTTAAGACTGGCTATTTTTCGCCACTAGGTCAAATGGCAAGATTGACTGAAGAAGTTGGTGAATTGGCAAGAGAGGTCAATCATTATTATGGTGAGAAACCAAAAAAAGCGAGTGAAGAAGCGAAAGAAATTGCAGAAGAACTGGGCGATTTATTATTTGTCACAATTTCAATGGCTAATTCATTAGACATTGATTTAACGCATTCATTCAATCAAGTGATGGAAAAATTTAATCAACGGGATAAAAACCGTTTTGAAAGGAAAGAAAATTAG
- the dapB gene encoding 4-hydroxy-tetrahydrodipicolinate reductase: MIKIVVAGFKGKMGLTATKMVIENEKFELVGVLDPMATEANLNELPEFVQLDIPVFHQKEELVKQVKPDVWIDFTIPKVAYQHTLFAVENGIRPVVGTTGFTESQVAGLITQTKEQQLGGLIAPNFAIGAILMMQFAAKAAEYFPDVEIMELHHDQKLDAPSGTAIKTAEMIAEVRGYHQQGNPAEKELIKGARGADFEGMKIHSVRLPGLVAHQQVQFGSAGEGLTIRHDSYDRASFMTGVALGCEKVMELDQLVYGLENLL, from the coding sequence ATGATTAAAATAGTAGTAGCAGGTTTCAAAGGGAAAATGGGATTGACAGCCACTAAGATGGTAATAGAAAATGAGAAATTTGAATTAGTAGGCGTCTTAGATCCAATGGCAACGGAAGCGAATTTAAATGAATTACCAGAGTTTGTTCAATTGGATATCCCTGTGTTTCATCAAAAAGAAGAGCTTGTAAAACAAGTGAAGCCAGACGTTTGGATTGATTTTACCATTCCTAAAGTAGCGTATCAGCACACTTTATTTGCTGTTGAGAATGGCATTCGACCAGTTGTAGGAACAACAGGTTTTACTGAAAGCCAAGTAGCAGGGTTGATTACACAAACAAAAGAGCAACAGCTAGGTGGATTAATCGCCCCTAATTTTGCCATTGGAGCCATTTTAATGATGCAGTTTGCAGCAAAAGCAGCAGAATACTTTCCAGATGTTGAGATTATGGAACTACACCACGACCAAAAATTAGATGCCCCAAGTGGAACAGCGATTAAAACAGCAGAAATGATAGCTGAAGTTCGAGGGTACCATCAACAAGGAAATCCAGCTGAAAAAGAATTAATTAAAGGAGCACGTGGAGCAGATTTTGAAGGCATGAAAATTCATAGTGTTCGCTTACCAGGCTTAGTAGCACATCAACAAGTTCAATTCGGTAGTGCAGGTGAAGGGTTAACGATTCGCCATGATTCCTATGACCGCGCGTCCTTTATGACAGGTGTTGCATTAGGTTGTGAAAAAGTGATGGAATTGGATCAGTTAGTTTATGGGTTGGAAAATCTTTTATGA
- a CDS encoding ReoY family proteolytic degradation factor yields the protein MSTKVSLETKKAFLSLFLDRYQLKRRESMWIINYLLNHDVILSRVHFVEAVETTPRGMALSTIGMQEAPFQFYKEGTIFNDPEQAFHEVRLNWNDDLYVELFFQDQWHVPEYLAVLEDNPFHRWNDTISDQIKAEVEEALFSLTLAKQKTELLKKIDDALESQNKEEFIELSAALNSLEKEISRF from the coding sequence ATGAGTACAAAAGTATCACTAGAAACCAAAAAAGCTTTTTTAAGTTTATTTTTAGATCGCTATCAGTTGAAGAGAAGAGAATCTATGTGGATCATCAACTATTTACTCAATCATGATGTTATTTTAAGTCGGGTGCATTTTGTTGAAGCTGTTGAAACAACTCCTAGAGGAATGGCATTATCTACTATTGGAATGCAAGAAGCGCCTTTTCAATTTTATAAAGAAGGAACAATTTTTAATGACCCCGAGCAAGCTTTTCATGAAGTCCGCTTGAATTGGAATGACGATTTATATGTCGAATTGTTTTTTCAAGATCAATGGCATGTACCAGAATATTTAGCTGTTTTGGAAGATAATCCATTCCATCGTTGGAATGATACAATTAGCGACCAAATAAAAGCGGAGGTTGAAGAAGCACTCTTTAGTTTGACGTTAGCCAAGCAAAAAACAGAATTGTTAAAAAAAATTGACGATGCGCTAGAAAGTCAAAATAAAGAAGAGTTTATAGAATTATCTGCTGCATTAAATTCACTTGAAAAAGAAATCAGTCGTTTTTAA
- a CDS encoding CCA tRNA nucleotidyltransferase encodes MRKLDSEFMKALPVIQKIQEAGYEAYFVGGSVRDRILKKPIADVDIATSAFPMEVKEIFPRTVDVGIEHGTVMVLFEGEGYEVTTFRTESTYQDYRRPDTVTFVRSLEEDLKRRDFTVNALAMNSEGELIDYFGGLKDIEKKIIKAVGSASERFHEDALRMMRGVRFVSQLNFSMETKTELAIKEHHALLEKIAVERIQVEFVKLLLGQGRQIGLRKMIETELYQFCPGLASKKVGLTTFAKFETRLVTSTSAWTLLTYFIELPVSEIEHFLRNWKCSKKEIKHIIKERIAFDQRLESFWNKERLYQAGLDIALEVETLVDGFQQESQLETVQELYEALPIKERQEMNVSGSDLITALKRPAGPWLGELLAKIEYQLLIGAIPNQQQAILEWALEAVKGEEA; translated from the coding sequence ATGAGAAAATTAGATTCTGAATTTATGAAGGCTTTGCCTGTTATCCAAAAAATTCAAGAAGCAGGATATGAAGCGTATTTTGTAGGCGGAAGTGTGCGGGATAGGATTTTAAAAAAGCCAATTGCTGATGTGGATATTGCAACAAGTGCATTTCCTATGGAAGTCAAAGAAATTTTTCCTAGAACGGTAGATGTTGGGATTGAACATGGTACGGTGATGGTTCTATTTGAAGGCGAAGGCTATGAAGTCACCACGTTTAGAACAGAGTCGACTTACCAAGATTATCGACGACCAGATACGGTTACCTTTGTTCGTTCATTAGAAGAAGATTTAAAACGTAGAGACTTTACGGTAAATGCGTTAGCCATGAATAGTGAAGGAGAGCTAATTGATTATTTTGGCGGTTTGAAAGATATTGAAAAAAAAATAATCAAAGCGGTCGGATCTGCTTCGGAGCGTTTCCATGAAGATGCGTTACGAATGATGCGAGGCGTTCGCTTTGTTAGTCAATTAAATTTTTCAATGGAAACTAAAACCGAATTGGCTATAAAAGAGCACCATGCTCTTTTAGAAAAAATTGCAGTTGAACGTATCCAAGTTGAATTTGTCAAATTATTATTGGGACAGGGTCGACAAATAGGGTTAAGAAAAATGATTGAAACAGAGTTGTATCAATTTTGTCCAGGATTAGCGTCTAAAAAAGTGGGATTAACCACTTTTGCAAAATTTGAAACGCGATTAGTGACGTCAACTAGTGCTTGGACTTTATTAACTTATTTTATTGAATTACCGGTTTCAGAAATTGAGCACTTTTTAAGAAATTGGAAATGCTCTAAAAAAGAAATTAAGCATATAATCAAAGAACGGATTGCCTTTGATCAAAGGCTAGAATCTTTTTGGAATAAAGAGCGATTGTATCAAGCAGGTCTTGACATTGCATTGGAAGTTGAAACCTTAGTTGACGGTTTTCAGCAAGAAAGCCAATTAGAGACTGTTCAAGAGCTATATGAGGCTTTGCCAATCAAAGAGCGTCAAGAGATGAACGTGAGTGGGAGCGACTTAATAACAGCCTTAAAACGACCTGCTGGTCCTTGGTTAGGAGAATTGTTAGCAAAAATTGAGTATCAATTATTAATTGGGGCCATTCCAAACCAACAACAAGCGATTCTTGAATGGGCTTTAGAGGCTGTAAAAGGAGAAGAAGCATGA
- a CDS encoding cell wall elongation regulator TseB-like domain-containing protein: MKKWFVLILTIIMATIVVGAATIYYQGNHPMSKAKSEAIEIAKSETDLKEVDNFYWYNGKETYFTVTGKTNKNKAIIVIIAKKGGKTTVIDADKAISEGQARSMTREAKNPEKILESRIGMDKKVPIWEVAYQEKNGRLGYHVITLEDGEYIRDIGNI; the protein is encoded by the coding sequence ATGAAAAAATGGTTTGTGTTAATTTTAACCATTATAATGGCAACGATTGTAGTTGGCGCTGCAACGATTTATTATCAAGGGAATCACCCAATGTCAAAAGCGAAATCAGAAGCAATCGAGATTGCTAAAAGTGAAACAGATTTAAAAGAAGTGGATAACTTCTATTGGTACAATGGCAAGGAAACCTATTTTACAGTAACGGGTAAAACGAATAAAAATAAAGCGATTATTGTGATTATTGCAAAAAAAGGTGGAAAAACAACGGTAATCGATGCAGATAAAGCAATTTCTGAAGGACAAGCTCGAAGCATGACAAGAGAAGCTAAAAATCCAGAAAAAATATTAGAATCACGAATTGGAATGGATAAAAAAGTCCCAATTTGGGAAGTAGCTTATCAAGAAAAAAATGGTCGACTAGGCTATCATGTGATAACCTTAGAAGATGGCGAATACATTCGTGATATCGGCAATATTTAA
- a CDS encoding nitroreductase family protein, with translation MSNQYTELLKNRRSIYGLGKNVSLSNDNIVSLVKEAVKESPSSFNSQTSRVVVLFNESHDKLWDIVEAALRKEVPADAFEATSNKLASFRAGKGTILYFEDMDIVKNLQEQFALYADNFPVWSEQASGIAQHSVWTALAVENIGASLQHYNPLIDDAVRAEFDLPASWNLRAQMPFGSIEQAAGEKEYMDDAARFRVFN, from the coding sequence ATGTCAAACCAATACACAGAATTATTAAAAAATCGTCGTTCAATTTATGGATTAGGTAAAAATGTTTCATTATCAAATGACAACATCGTTTCATTAGTAAAAGAAGCAGTAAAAGAAAGTCCATCTTCATTTAACTCACAAACTTCACGAGTGGTTGTTTTATTTAATGAATCTCATGATAAATTATGGGATATCGTTGAAGCAGCACTTCGCAAAGAAGTACCAGCAGATGCCTTTGAAGCGACTTCAAATAAATTAGCTTCATTCCGTGCCGGAAAAGGAACGATTCTTTATTTTGAAGATATGGATATTGTTAAAAATCTACAAGAACAATTTGCATTATATGCGGATAACTTCCCAGTATGGTCTGAACAAGCAAGCGGAATTGCACAACATTCAGTTTGGACTGCATTAGCAGTAGAAAACATTGGTGCTAGCTTGCAACATTACAACCCATTAATCGATGACGCTGTTAGAGCTGAATTTGATTTACCAGCTTCATGGAACTTAAGAGCGCAAATGCCATTTGGTTCAATTGAACAAGCCGCTGGCGAAAAAGAATATATGGATGATGCAGCACGTTTCCGTGTATTTAACTAA
- a CDS encoding tetratricopeptide repeat protein: MSYGEQMIAALQDNQLMEAQDYFQEALAKDLPDELYILADTLYELGFLDETKAIYEQLLKEFPTDDELKIGLAEISIESDEIDEAMDWLLEIEEDSPAYPQALLVSADLYQVQGLYEVSEQKLLQAKEILPEEPILTFALAELYFTMGKYAQAIHGYEELLAQGIDDMTGINLSARCGSAYSAVGDFEQAIPYLETGVEENESTDLLFELGFTYLQNKEFRRASETLFKLKELDPSYTSLYPYLAKSLEEENQLDKASEVIREGLRVDQFNHELFYYAAQIFLKLDNEEQAETYLEEALALEPESEVIQLALTNLFIKQERFEESVVAIQKALINEEADPQFYWNLAIAYENLEEYDAANEAYQKAYEAFKQNKDFLKAYALFLREEGNLKLTKTVLSEYLALEPTDEEMILLLDEINSEY, from the coding sequence ATGAGTTATGGAGAACAAATGATTGCGGCACTACAAGACAATCAGTTAATGGAAGCACAAGACTATTTTCAAGAAGCTTTGGCAAAGGATTTACCAGATGAGTTGTATATTCTAGCAGATACATTATACGAATTGGGATTTTTAGATGAAACAAAAGCAATCTATGAACAACTATTAAAAGAATTCCCAACAGACGATGAATTAAAAATCGGTTTAGCTGAAATTTCAATTGAATCAGATGAGATTGATGAAGCAATGGATTGGCTGTTAGAAATTGAAGAAGACAGTCCAGCATATCCGCAAGCATTACTTGTCTCTGCTGATTTATATCAAGTTCAAGGTTTATATGAAGTTAGTGAGCAAAAGCTCTTACAAGCAAAGGAAATCCTTCCTGAGGAGCCTATTTTAACATTTGCCCTAGCGGAGCTTTATTTTACAATGGGGAAATATGCGCAAGCAATTCATGGTTATGAAGAGTTATTAGCGCAAGGAATTGACGATATGACAGGAATTAATCTATCTGCTCGTTGTGGAAGTGCCTACAGCGCGGTAGGCGACTTTGAACAAGCGATTCCTTATTTAGAAACAGGTGTTGAAGAGAATGAATCCACCGATTTATTATTTGAACTGGGTTTCACTTATTTGCAAAATAAAGAATTTCGTCGAGCAAGTGAAACTTTATTTAAGTTAAAAGAATTAGATCCGAGTTATACCTCGCTTTATCCGTATTTAGCTAAAAGTTTAGAAGAAGAAAATCAGTTAGATAAAGCTTCAGAAGTAATTCGAGAAGGTTTACGAGTAGACCAGTTTAATCATGAACTTTTCTACTATGCTGCTCAAATCTTCTTAAAATTAGACAACGAAGAGCAAGCAGAAACTTATTTAGAAGAAGCCTTGGCTCTTGAACCTGAGAGCGAAGTGATTCAACTTGCTTTGACTAATTTGTTTATCAAACAAGAGCGCTTTGAAGAGAGTGTTGTAGCTATTCAAAAAGCGTTGATTAACGAAGAAGCAGATCCACAATTTTACTGGAACTTAGCGATTGCCTATGAAAACCTTGAAGAGTACGATGCTGCGAATGAAGCGTATCAAAAAGCCTATGAAGCATTTAAACAAAATAAAGATTTTCTTAAAGCCTATGCGCTTTTCTTGAGAGAAGAAGGCAATCTGAAGTTAACAAAAACAGTATTATCTGAATACCTTGCACTTGAACCAACCGATGAAGAAATGATCTTACTCTTAGATGAAATCAATAGCGAATATTAA